Proteins encoded together in one Papaver somniferum cultivar HN1 unplaced genomic scaffold, ASM357369v1 unplaced-scaffold_117, whole genome shotgun sequence window:
- the LOC113329995 gene encoding MLO-like protein 1 yields the protein MAGGEEGEVDANSLEFTPTWIVAMVCSIIVFISLVVERLLHSLGKYLKRKNQKPLFEALQKIKEELMLLGFISLLLTVFQNTISKICIHESWTNHLLPCSKPEPKEVAHLGFISGIGRRLLASEGNNEYCTKKGKVPLLSTEALHHLHIFIFVLAIVHVTFCVLTILFGGIKIRMWKHWEDSIAKDKYDTTKHLNKVTHVHQHAFIKDHFLICGRDSAILSWLHSFFKQFYGSVTKSDYITLRLGFITTHCRGNPKFNFHKYMVRALEADFKKVVGISWYLWIFVVIFLLLNVEGWHTYFWIAFIPLILLLAVGAKLEHVISQLAHEVAEKHIAIEGDLVVKPSDEHFWFSRPRIVLFLIHFILFQNAFEIAFFFWIWVQFGFDSCIMGQVRYIIPRLVIGVFIQVLCSYSTLPLYAIVTQMGSSFNKAIFDEHVQVGLVGWAQKAKKRGLRAAAGNGSTQGGTTHQGGSREGSSTTAHILMGRMGQQPAPAKEIAKEDGGDIALIDPSTRRGEP from the exons ATGGCAGGAGGAGAAGAAGGAGAGGTTGATGCAAATTCATTAGAATTCACACCAACATGGATTGTTGCAATGGTTTGTTCAATCATTGTATTCATATCTCTTGTTGTTGAAAGACTTCTTCATTCACTTGGAAAG TATTTGAAGAGGAAAAATCAAAAGCCTCTTTTTGAAGCTTTACAGAAAATCAAAGAAG AATTGATGCTTTTAGGGTTCATTTCATTGCTACTGACGGTGTTTCAAAACACAATCTCGAAAATCTGTATACATGAGAGCTGGACTAATCATCTACTTCCATGTAGTAAGCCTGAGCCTAAAGAGGTTGCTCATCTTGGTTTCATTTCTGGTATTGGTAGAAGGCTTCTTGCATCAGAAGGGAATAATGAATACTGCACTAAAAAG GGGAAGGTCCCTTTGTTATCTACTGAGGCATTGCATCATTTGCATATCTTTATATTTGTATTGGCTATTGTCCATGTCACATTTTGTGTTCTCACCATTCTTTTCGGCGGTATAAAG ATCCGTATGTGGAAACACTGGGAGGATTCTATTGCGAAAGATAAATATGATACTACAAAGCATCTGAACAAGGTCACACATGTCCATCAACATGCTTTTATCAAGGACCATTTTCTCATTTGTGGGAGAGATTCAGCAATACTAAGCTGGTTG caTTCATTCTTCAAGCAATTTTACGGGTCTGTGACGAAATCGGACTATATCACATTGCGTCTAGGTTTCATTACG ACACATTGCAGGGGAAACCCCAAGTTCAATTTTCACAAGTACATGGTTCGAGCTCTTGAAGCTGATTTTAAAAAGGTCGTCGGCATAAG TTGGTATCTTTGGATATTCGTGGTCATTTTCTTGTTGCTGAATGTAGAAG GTTGGCATACATATTTCTGGATAGCTTTCATCCCCCTCATT CTGCTACTTGCGGTCGGAGCAAAGCTGGAACACGTTATATCTCAACTGGCTCATGAAGTCGCTGAGAAACATATAGCCATAGAAGGGGACTTGGTAGTTAAACCCTCAGATGAGCACTTCTGGTTCAGTCGCCCCCGTATCGTTCTCTTTTTGATACATTTCATCCTCTTCCAGAATGCTTTCGAAATTGCATTTTTCTTCTGGATATGG GTCCAATTCGGGTTTGACTCTTGCATTATGGGACAAGTTCGCTATATCATCCCAAGACTTGTTATCGG GGTCTTTATTCAAGTACTCTGCAGTTACAGTACCCTCCCTCTTTACGCCATCGTAACACAG ATGGGAAGTTCCTTCAACAAGGCTATATTCGATGAGCATGTACAAGTAGGATTGGTCGGCTGGGCACAGAAAGCAAAGAAGAGAGGTTTGAGAGCAGCAGCTGGAAATGGCTCAACTCAAGGTGGTACTACACATCAAGGAGGATCAAGAGAAGGTTCTTCTACCACCGCTCATATTCTAATGGGTCGTATGGGACAACAACCAGCACCTGCAAAGGAAATCGCGAAGGAAGATGGTGGTGATATCGCACTAATTGACCCGTCAACACGACGAGGCGAACCATAG